The DNA region CCTTCTTGCAATTGGATTCGAATTCTAATCCTAATCTCGAATTGATCTTAAACAGCTTCTTATGGCTCCGAATAAGTCTGAAGGAATCGCTTTACTATCTGTTTACAGTGATGAGGATGACGAAGAGATGGAAGACgccgatgaagaagaagaagaagaagaagaagaagagcagagGAATCAGGAAGAGAGTGGAAAACGAATCGAAGAAGATCAGGTAGAAGAAGCGAATTATATGGATGAAGAGAGaggtagaggaggaggaggaggagaagattcTAGAACGCCGAGGTTGTTAGATGGTGGTGGAGCTTCTAGTGCTCATGCGACGCCTCGTTCGCTTGATAACAACGATGAATCACCGAGAGCTGATTGGAGTAATCGAATTGCGGATGGTGAGAAAGCTGATGATGCTTCCGGGGAAAGTAGTGATGCGTTACTGGATCAGTTTCTTCCGCCTCCACCGAGAGAGAAGTGCTCCGAGGAGCTGCAAGTAAGTTTCactgatgatgatcatcatgttTTCAACTTCtcattttggaaatttatagaCATGGATGTAGGCAAGAACTCATTAGTGTGTTGTTTGGGGTCTTTGAGGTTGGTGGATATAACATACCTCGAAGCTGGTTGTGATTCAATTAGAGCTCGTAGGAGCTGTAGCTAAGTTCGTATTAGTGCTTTACTGTTTCtatcttttaaattttggttcatgtttttgggtttggttctggGTCAATTTGCAATCTGTACTCAATCATTGCTTGTAGAGGTTTGTAGACATGAATGTAAGCAAGATATATACAACTCTTCAGTGTATCCTTTGAGGTCTCTTGGTACTTCTGGTTGGATACAAGTCAAATAACAGTCCTCTAAGCtgattagtttgtgatttaGTTACAGAGCTTGGTCTGATACATATTTTTCGGATGTGTTTGCAGAGGAAAATAGATAAGTTTCTGAGCTTGAAAAAGATGGGGAAAAGTTTCAATGCAGAAGTGCGGAATAGAAAGGAATACAGGAATCCAGACTTCCTTTTACATGCCGTAAGTTACCAAGACATTGATCAGACAGGTTCCTGTTTCAGTAAAGATGTATTCGACCCCAATGGATATGATCCAAGTGACTTCTGCGATGCATTAGGTGACTCCACTTTCTAgtagcttcttccttttttgttctcttttataGCAAGATTATTAAGAGCAAGCTGAatctattttttctatttttcctctACTTCAAGACTCTTGTCGCAGTAAGAAGcatctttaatatatttggCCATAATTTCGATACTATGTTCAGTATTATGCACTCATTGTAACTTAGTATTTCACCATGTAAGATATGGGTCGCTAGTTATTACCATATTCTGTGTTCTGCGTATTTAATGCTTAATAACGATCCTTCTTTATGTGTTAATTACAGAAGTTGACATGAAGCATGAGAGGGAAAGGAAGGAGCAAGAAAGCAAGAAGAACCAAAAGCTTGACTTTGTTTCTGTTGGTACTCAACCTGGGGCGGTTTTTGCTGCTCAAAAGCCTAACATCCCCATTCCAGGTGTGTAAAAATGAGTAGGTATCAGTTTGGTTCATTATATATCTCAGCTACATTTCTGcaagatttgatggatttttgGAATTTGAATTTCTGGTTCAGGTATTCCAGCTTTAGTTCCTAGTGGATTGCCTTCCGTACCAACCGAAATCGCTGCTCGTGATGGTAGACCAAACAAGAAATCCAAATGGGATAAGGTTTGTTAATCTAGAATGAGACTCTATGATGATTCTGGTCTACTTAGTTCTTTGCTTATTTCAATTATGTGTTCCTGATTAAATCAGGTTGATGGGGACGTAAAGAATCCTCCTCTAGCAGCCGGGACTCAGGATTCCCTATCCTCAATCCGGCCTAATGTAGCTCTTGTATCTGCTACCAGTGCTGGTTCGGGATACTCAGCTTTTGCGTAAGTTGTACAATCTATAGTTTGATTCATAAAATTATAGGATCTTTAGCTACTCCTCAGTAGATGAGTATGATCATTTGATAGTTAatcaaagtaattatatatCTGAACCATACAGGCACCAACGGAGACGAGAGGTGGAAGGACGGAGATCTTCCGAGGGGAAATTGGAGAGAAGAAGTTAAGACATAGCCAGGACAATTCTGTTATATGTTGTGATTCTTGTAGCGAGAAATTTTAAAGAGGTTCTAAGCCCAATGCTTAATAGCGAGTACAAACTTAGAATCAATGATATACGGTGCCCTTCATTCTTTTTTGTactaaaaggaaaaattcaGGCCAAACACTGTTGTTTTAATTTCAAGGATCAAAATTTACACATACACTCAGGACATCTCGGCTGTCTATAAATGCTGCGCCCGTAAGGTCTAAAACGAAGCTTTTGACCTTCTTCTACCATTTTTCTCACACGATCTTGGAAGGTCTTCCACTTAATTGTTTCACTGTCTGATAAGATTGCAGCAAGCCTCTTCTTGTTAGGCCTCAATGTTGGCGCCTGACTATTCCCGTAGTATGTTCTAAATCCAGATACTAAGGAAGATAGTTGACTCCCAGAATCAGTCATTGCAAACACATCTGATGCTGCACAAGCTATGAAATCCAGTGCAGCTAGCTGCAAAACAGAGCGAGAAACATCGAAATGAAGTCTAgacaagaacagagaaagttGGGGAAAAACAAGTTTAAGATTGTTTANATCTGCTACCAGTGCTGGTTCGGGATACTCAGCTTTTGCGTAAGTTGTACAATCTATAGTTTGATTCATAAAATTATAGGATCTTTAGCTACTCCTCAGTAGATGAGTATGATCATTTGATAGTTAatcaaagtaattatatatCTGAACCATACAGGCACCAACGGAGACGAGAGGTGGAAGGACGGAGATCTTCCGAGGGGAAATTGGAGAGAAGAAGTTAAGACATAGCCAGGACAATTCTGTTATATGTTGTGATTCTTGTAGCGAGAAATTTTAAAGAGGTTCTAAGCCCAATGCTTAATAGCGAGTACAAACTTAGAATCAATGATATACGGTGCCCTTCATTCTTTTTTGTactaaaaggaaaaattcaGGCCAAACACTGTTGTTTTAATTTCAAGGATCAAAATTTACACATACACTCAGGACATCTCGGCTGTCTATAAATGCTGCGCCCGTAAGGTCTAAAACGAAGCTTTTGACCTTCTTCTACCATTTTTCTCACACGATCTTGGAAGGTCTTCCACTTAATTGTTTCACTGTCTGATAAGATTGCAGCAAGCCTCTTCTTGTTAGGCCTCAATGTTGGCGCCTGACTATTCCCGTAGTATGTTCTAAATCCAGATACTAAGGAAGATAGTTGACTCCCAGAATCAGTCATTGCAAACACATCTGATGCTGCACAAGCTATGAAATCCAGTGCAGCTAGCTGCAAAACAGAGCGAGAAACATCGAAATGAAGTCTAgacaagaacagagaaagttggggaaaaacaagtttaagattgtttaaaacttttacCTGAGAAGAGAAGTTCTTGAATGGTGCGAGTTCTTGAGGTGTAAGGAGAGTTTCTTTGGTCACGATATTCGGGTATAGTCTTGTTAAAGGAAGCATACGAGAAGAGCCTCCATAGATTTGAGAACCAgccaagtatatatatgttcctCTTTTGAATCCAAGACCAGCAAGAACTAAAGTTGCTTCCTCTGGTGTTAATGGACACTTACCCGTTTTTCTCAACTCTTCTGGAGAAACAgacctaaaaaaattaaataagaaacaAGATTTAAAGAACACTGAAGAGGGAAAACGAAGAGTTGTTGTTTTTATATCTTTGAATTGTTTCTTACTTTGATTTCTTCAAACGTTTGAGTAGAAGAGGGAAATGATCTTCTCGGTAAGCTTGAAGCTCTTTACGTTCGGTTTCACCTCCTCCAAAATCGCAAAGAGAGTAAGCAACCATGTCTTCCTCAAACCTTAAATGTAAAGCGAGATACTTCAATGgcttttcttctcctttaacAGTATTTTTGGCCATGGTGGGTTCATTAAGCAATGCTTCTTCCAATCTGCTATGTGATATCTTGAATCTTCTTATCCGTTTCACCAACAGTGATCCAGCTTCTTGAATCTTGGGCGCAAATTTCAGCGCGTGAAAGTTGCATTTAC from Camelina sativa cultivar DH55 chromosome 3, Cs, whole genome shotgun sequence includes:
- the LOC104776959 gene encoding SAP30-binding protein, which codes for MAPNKSEGIALLSVYSDEDDEEMEDADEEEEEEEEEEQRNQEESGKRIEEDQVEEANYMDEERGRGGGGGEDSRTPRLLDGGGASSAHATPRSLDNNDESPRADWSNRIADGEKADDASGESSDALLDQFLPPPPREKCSEELQRKIDKFLSLKKMGKSFNAEVRNRKEYRNPDFLLHAVSYQDIDQTGSCFSKDVFDPNGYDPSDFCDALEVDMKHERERKEQESKKNQKLDFVSVGTQPGAVFAAQKPNIPIPGIPALVPSGLPSVPTEIAARDGRPNKKSKWDKVDGDVKNPPLAAGTQDSLSSIRPNVALVSATSAGSGYSAFAHQRRREVEGRRSSEGKLERRS